One window of Campylobacter avium LMG 24591 genomic DNA carries:
- a CDS encoding type IV secretion system protein, with product MPPAANIKFGSKAKIKNTFLKNIDLPFYLRINRWLSAAISALDAIYAWARGGTQFYSRLDGVTGSFLDTLNKIWQSYGFSEIIEAAFVCLFMIISFLAVMFAFAFTIISASITNTFLIIALPLALFCFMYQSTRNVFVQWCNMFISNIFLLIFMTCFIDFLINNLNALYASTQEANSIFIQILQPILIGGILIACISVIKELAKNLANVSIDSAGSSALNSMSSSVGKVSGSVSKSTGKAGLGVLSGSAAKAEKTRWAFRFSWIWSQKRRSKWL from the coding sequence ATGCCACCAGCAGCAAATATTAAATTTGGAAGTAAAGCAAAAATAAAAAACACTTTTTTAAAAAACATAGATTTACCTTTCTATCTTAGAATTAATCGTTGGTTAAGTGCTGCTATATCAGCTCTTGATGCTATATATGCTTGGGCTAGGGGAGGAACACAATTTTACTCTAGGCTTGATGGTGTTACAGGCTCTTTCTTAGATACTTTGAATAAAATTTGGCAGAGTTATGGATTCTCAGAAATTATAGAAGCTGCTTTTGTATGTCTTTTTATGATAATTTCTTTTCTTGCTGTTATGTTTGCCTTTGCATTTACTATAATATCAGCCTCTATAACAAATACATTTTTAATCATAGCTCTACCTTTAGCTCTTTTTTGTTTTATGTATCAAAGCACTAGAAATGTCTTTGTGCAGTGGTGTAATATGTTTATATCAAATATATTTCTACTTATCTTTATGACTTGTTTCATAGACTTTTTAATCAATAATCTAAATGCCCTATACGCTAGTACACAAGAAGCTAACAGCATATTTATACAGATTTTACAACCTATCTTAATAGGAGGAATTTTAATAGCTTGTATCTCGGTTATAAAAGAACTAGCTAAAAATCTTGCTAATGTGTCAATAGATAGTGCAGGTTCAAGTGCCTTAAATTCTATGTCTTCAAGTGTAGGTAAAGTAAGTGGTTCAGTAAGCAAAAGCACAGGTAAGGCTGGTTTAGGAGTTTTATCAGGCTCTGCTGCAAAAGCTGAAAAAACTAGGTGGGCTTTCAGGTTTAGCTGGATATGGAGTCAAAAAAGGCGTAGTAAGTGGCTTTAA
- a CDS encoding TrbC/VirB2 family protein translates to MFFKKVFFIFALLPNLIFAAGGIDRVNTFLENVSIALYAIGVVTIAIAIMIAGYKIAYGTPWQQTIPTIVGGLFVGSASAISGYLLG, encoded by the coding sequence ATGTTTTTTAAAAAAGTGTTTTTTATTTTTGCTTTACTTCCAAATTTAATATTTGCTGCTGGTGGCATAGATAGAGTAAATACATTTTTGGAAAATGTCTCCATAGCTTTATATGCTATTGGCGTTGTTACCATTGCTATAGCTATAATGATAGCTGGGTATAAAATAGCATATGGAACACCGTGGCAGCAAACCATACCTACCATAGTTGGCGGTCTTTTTGTAGGTTCTGCTTCTGCTATATCAGGATATTTACTAGGATAA
- a CDS encoding AAA family ATPase — protein MSIELNEEQRDIIQCSFDMKEREILKIQAYAGSGKTTILKEIASAHHSSSFLYLSFNKAIANEASKIFPENVKVSTTHSLAYRYIVSRNKNFKIVNDYSVFDLCKILDTQDFEEVMIFKSHLKDFLYSSSSLFPNKKVGKFFEKASAGIIPLTHDVYLKMFQLLLREEKLLSEYDFILLDKDF, from the coding sequence ATGAGTATAGAATTAAATGAAGAACAAAGAGATATTATACAATGCTCTTTCGATATGAAAGAAAGAGAAATTTTAAAAATTCAAGCTTATGCCGGTTCTGGTAAGACCACCATATTAAAAGAAATAGCCTCAGCACATCATTCTAGCTCTTTTTTATATTTATCTTTCAATAAGGCTATTGCAAACGAGGCAAGTAAAATATTTCCAGAAAATGTTAAGGTTTCAACAACACATTCTTTGGCATATAGATATATTGTTTCAAGAAATAAGAATTTTAAAATTGTGAATGATTATTCAGTTTTTGATTTATGTAAAATTTTAGATACGCAGGATTTTGAAGAAGTGATGATTTTTAAATCTCATTTGAAAGATTTTTTATATTCATCTAGCTCTTTATTTCCAAACAAAAAGGTTGGTAAATTCTTTGAAAAAGCTTCTGCTGGAATTATACCTTTAACGCATGATGTATATTTAAAAATGTTTCAACTTCTACTAAGAGAAGAAAAATTGCTAAGCGAGTATGATTTTATCCTTTTAGATAAGGATTTTTAA
- a CDS encoding type IV secretion system protein VirB3: MQTQALFKGLTRPAMLFGVPIIPLFFSLGITIFITISTQLFYLILFYIPLYVLMKQMTKQDNFIFRLYFLKLRFLTNPLSKKFHGIKSFQAMSYSKHKNYIKTNIPKLSLFALNSEVNFEKLIPFSSIIGDGIVLTKDYLLCSTYEIEGISFECESDVDLDFKNEALNMLFKSFANEPISFYFHNVRHSIDDNFVSNFKNPYLKG; the protein is encoded by the coding sequence ATGCAAACACAAGCTTTATTTAAAGGCTTAACTCGTCCTGCTATGCTCTTTGGAGTTCCTATAATTCCATTATTCTTTTCTTTAGGTATTACGATTTTTATCACTATATCTACACAGCTTTTTTACCTTATTTTGTTTTACATACCCTTATATGTGCTTATGAAACAAATGACTAAGCAAGATAATTTTATATTTAGACTATATTTTTTAAAGTTAAGATTTCTTACAAATCCTTTATCAAAGAAATTTCACGGCATAAAATCCTTTCAAGCTATGTCTTATTCAAAGCATAAAAACTATATAAAAACAAATATCCCGAAACTTAGCCTTTTTGCTTTAAATAGTGAAGTAAATTTTGAAAAACTTATCCCATTTAGCTCCATCATAGGAGATGGCATAGTTCTTACAAAAGATTATTTACTTTGTTCTACTTACGAGATAGAGGGAATTTCTTTTGAGTGTGAGAGTGATGTGGATTTAGACTTTAAAAATGAAGCCTTAAATATGCTTTTTAAGTCTTTTGCTAACGAACCTATAAGCTTTTACTTTCATAATGTAAGACACAGCATAGATGATAACTTTGTATCCAACTTTAAAAATCCTTATCTAAAAGGATAA